CCTGGTGGACTGAAAGGGCGAACCGGGAGGACGAAGCACGGCCCCACAAGCACCACAGCGAGTGACAGCGAGCGAGGAGCGCAGTGTGGGGCGCGCGAGTCGTCCCGGTGAGGGCTTTCGAGGTGTTCCCGTTTCCTGCTCCAACTCTGGCGAACAGCTTCGTAGCCTCTCGTCTCACCCTCTCTCCACATCCTAGAACGACAACCGCTATACGGCGCTGCCCGGAACCCACACGCGAACGAAGTCCCCATGCCCACCATCGCGGAGGAACGCATCGACCGACTCCACGCCCTCGCCCGGAGCGCCGTCGCCGAGGGCGACGAGGAGCGCTCGCGGGAGTACGTCCGCCTCGCGCGCCGTATCGCCGAGCGCAACCGGTGTGGCCTCCCGACCACGTTCAAGCGGTTCACCTGCGACCGCTGTGACGTCTACCTCCGC
This region of Halomarina salina genomic DNA includes:
- a CDS encoding ribonuclease P protein component 4 → MPTIAEERIDRLHALARSAVAEGDEERSREYVRLARRIAERNRCGLPTTFKRFTCDRCDVYLRPGRNARVRTQDGHVVVSCDCGAHKRYPYREGG